The Methylomicrobium agile genome has a segment encoding these proteins:
- the lptA gene encoding lipopolysaccharide transport periplasmic protein LptA has translation MKPSKFCGFLSLCLLLSGLYGTDAYALATDAEQPITIDSNTATYDDKAAVSIYTGDVISIQGSIKVNSDKLVVHFVDGDAEKLVFTGNPAHFKQTPSPGKEDILGDALIGEYYPKKNLLILKNNATVKQGNGTYKSDYIEYDITTSLVKAGDTSTDSKRVRVTLQPKAKAKK, from the coding sequence ATGAAACCAAGTAAATTTTGCGGCTTTTTAAGCCTTTGTCTGCTGCTGTCCGGTCTATACGGGACCGATGCCTATGCATTGGCGACCGATGCGGAGCAGCCGATCACGATCGATTCGAATACCGCGACCTATGACGACAAGGCCGCGGTCAGCATTTACACCGGCGACGTGATTTCGATTCAGGGCAGCATCAAGGTCAATTCGGACAAACTGGTCGTGCATTTCGTCGACGGCGATGCGGAAAAACTGGTGTTTACCGGTAATCCGGCCCATTTCAAGCAAACACCGAGCCCCGGCAAGGAAGACATTCTCGGCGATGCGCTGATCGGCGAGTATTACCCGAAGAAGAACCTGCTGATTCTGAAGAACAACGCCACGGTCAAACAAGGCAACGGCACCTACAAGAGCGATTATATCGAGTACGACATCACTACTTCGCTGGTCAAGGCCGGCGACACATCGACCGATTCCAAGCGCGTGCGCGTAACCCTGCAACCGAAAGCGAAAGCCAAGAAATAA